The following are encoded in a window of Vespa crabro chromosome 2, iyVesCrab1.2, whole genome shotgun sequence genomic DNA:
- the LOC124422263 gene encoding MIT domain-containing protein 1-like isoform X1, which produces MYKKKVDTMENAAASILKRAVEKDEEEQYTMSLLLYQEGVQILLDTIKETKDPVKSKHFTVMTSRYLDRAEKVKQLVERKKTQGTYRELIKIKDGAIGYGYNSLFGRFLDAMVTYIQIEDPYIRAFHQCQNLVRLCELAVQKCHSLSKISLITTCDPEDFKNQSKRLEELKHSLNSHLISFEITYSDTLHDRQIVLSNGWIIKIGRGLDYFKAPNGKFVLGYCDLELRSCQETTVDIFHSSQLKDNVP; this is translated from the exons atgtataagaaaaaag TAGACACAATGGAAAATGCAGCAGCCTCAATTTTGAAGCGAGCTGTCGAAAAGGATGAAGAGGAACAGTATACTATGTCCCTTTTATTATACCAAGAAGGTGTACAAATACTTCTTGACACTATAAAAG AGACAAAGGATCCAGTTAAAAGCAAACATTTTACTGTTATGACATCGCGATATCTGGATAGAGCAGAGAAAGTAAAACAAttagtcgaaagaaagaaaacacaaGGTACATACAgagaattaataaagattaaggATGGCGCAATTGGTTATGGATATAATAGTCTTTTTGGTAGATTTTTGGACGCTATGGTTACATATATTCAAATAGAAGATCCATATATAAGGGCATTTCATcag TGTCAAAATTTAGTAAGATTATGTGAATTAGCAGTTCAAAAATGTCATTCTCTATCAAAAATATCTCTCATTACTACATGCGATCCAGAAGATTTCAAAAATCAATCTAAAAGACTTGAAGAATTGAAACACAGCCTGAACTCGCATCttatatcatttgaaattaCATATTCTGATACATTACATGACAGACAAATTGT acTTAGCAATGgatggataataaaaataggacGTGGTTTAGATTATTTTAAAGCACCTAATGGAAAGTTTGTTTTGGGTTATTGTGATCTTGAATTAAGATCATGTCAGGAAACTACAGTAGATATCTTTCATAGTAGTCAACTGAAGGATAATGTAccataa
- the LOC124422254 gene encoding uncharacterized protein LOC124422254 isoform X2, translating into MNTFKRHQSKVFWEQMSSQDLKKDFTIRRKDPVEVFQFPPPPSTDTDYPSENDEENRSSSLRENNFTNVDNVTVIHVCPRVSETQRDKTFDDALIRCRENPTILQEEKTDISVGTHKNEGNIVVSENRSLSPLSQDLKSLDSGFSDSERSNCSQTLEDESPQRRRRRRRKAKERNRRIRHKIGSLCSENNLIPRPTCTSTPKDPKIRNFQRDQRTKIRVTALPNLSSSLLEDESLNSTRITKIFATNLSYDFFDNFQNVNGKIASPIKTWLNDLTIETANECCIALQSKNLPRRKHNDLISEEDQMKDLKMLSSLATAAANKLLVRADQFERHYQYILNEVSHSKSGRLQMELLRAIEDNAFAVLSKLGAPPPRRIQQTNLKGILMQLNSMKDYVDSAINTRLDFYIEKIVRCLEEAPKEDSSVVRGALAALTALGLAGARAGSSIARCSGIRALLTSLISAIRKSNDYVATSLRALSSVCCSRTAIEHFVKDDGPEIVIDLLSSKTSSEINKMEATALVVQITAPWTNAVGLPYVEPFAETLITALGNLIKNMNSEQTLLLTAAALNQISKSRKCADIIIRQDTVNWRVYQKLENT; encoded by the exons ATGAATACCTTCAAGAGACACCAAAGCAAAGTATTTTGGGAACAAATGTCATCGCAGGATTTAAAAAAGGATTTTACGATCCGTAGAAAAGATCCTGTTGAAGTTTTTCaatttcctcctcctccatccaCCGACACGGATTATCCTTCAGAAAACGATGAAGAAAATCGATCCTCCAGTTTACGcgaaaataatttcacgaaCGTTGATAACGTAACAGTTATACACGTTTGTCCGAGAGTCAGTGAAACGCAACGCGATAAGACCTTTGATGATGCATTGATTCGATGTAGAGAAAATCCGACGATACTTCAAGA AGAGAAAACGGATATCAGTGTTGGTACACAcaaaaacgaaggaaatatCGTCGTTTCAGAGAACAGATCTCTCAGTCCTCTCAGTCAGGATCTAAAGAGTCTAGATTCTGGTTTTTCTGACTCCGAACGATCGAATTGCTCACAGACTTTAGAAGATGAAAGTCCGCAGAGACGTAGAAGACGACGCAGGAAAGCTAAGGAAAGAAATCGTAGAATTCGTCATAAAATTGGTTCCCTTTGCTCGGAAAACAATTTAATACCTCGACCAACTTGTACTTCAACCCCGAAGGATCCCAAAATACGAAACTTTCAACGAGATCAAAg AACGAAGATTAGAGTGACTGCTTTACCTAATCTTTCGTCTAGCTTGTTAGAAGACGAATCGTTAAATTCtacaagaataacaaaaatatttgcaaCGAATCTTTCGTAcgatttttttgataattttcaaaatgttaATGGCAAGATTGCATCGCCAATAAAGACTTGGTTAAATGACTTGACAATAGAAACTGCAAATGAATGTTGTATCGCTCTTCAAAGTAAAAATCTACCTCGGCGAAAGcataatgatttaatttcgGAGGAGGATCAAATGAAGGATTTGAAGATGTTATCTTCCTTGGCTACGGCAGCTGCAAATAAACTTCTCGTTAGAGCTGATCAATTTGAACGtcattatcaatatatctTAAA CGAGGTGTCGCATTCGAAAAGCGGCAGATTACAAATGGAGCTATTACGTGCCATCGAGGACAATGCTTTTGcagttttatcaaaattagGAGCACCTCCACCTCGAAGAATTCAGCAAACGAATTTGAAAGGAATTCTCATGCAATTAAACAGCATGAAAGATTACGTCGACAGTGCTATTAATACCCgtttagatttttatattgag AAAATAGTAAGATGTTTGGAAGAAGCACCGAAGGAAGACAGTAGTGTAGTTAGAGGAGCTTTAGCAGCTCTCACGGCTTTGGGTTTAGCCGGAGCACGAGCAGGCAGTAGTATCGCGAGATGTTCAGGAATTAGGGCTCTCCTAACTTCTCTCATTTCTGCCATTAGGAAATCAAATGATTACGTAGCCACATCTCTACGCGCTCTGTCGAGCGTGTGCTGTTCGAGAACAGCAATTGAGCACTTCGTTAAAGACGACGGACCGGAAATTGTAATTGACCTCTTGTCCAGTAAAACATCGTCGGAAATCAACAAAATGGAAGCTACGGCTTTGGTAGTACAGATAACTGCACCGTGGACCAATGCTGTAGGCTTACCATATGTCGAACCATTTGCGGAGACATTAATTACTGCTTTAGgaaatcttattaaaaatatgaattcgGAACAAACGTTACTGTTGACAGCTGCTGCACTCAATCAAATATCTAAATCAAGAAAATGCGCTGATATTATAATACGACAAGACACG GTGAACTGGCGCGTTTACCAGAAGCTCGAGAATACTTAG
- the LOC124422263 gene encoding MIT domain-containing protein 1-like isoform X2 encodes MENAAASILKRAVEKDEEEQYTMSLLLYQEGVQILLDTIKETKDPVKSKHFTVMTSRYLDRAEKVKQLVERKKTQGTYRELIKIKDGAIGYGYNSLFGRFLDAMVTYIQIEDPYIRAFHQCQNLVRLCELAVQKCHSLSKISLITTCDPEDFKNQSKRLEELKHSLNSHLISFEITYSDTLHDRQIVLSNGWIIKIGRGLDYFKAPNGKFVLGYCDLELRSCQETTVDIFHSSQLKDNVP; translated from the exons ATGGAAAATGCAGCAGCCTCAATTTTGAAGCGAGCTGTCGAAAAGGATGAAGAGGAACAGTATACTATGTCCCTTTTATTATACCAAGAAGGTGTACAAATACTTCTTGACACTATAAAAG AGACAAAGGATCCAGTTAAAAGCAAACATTTTACTGTTATGACATCGCGATATCTGGATAGAGCAGAGAAAGTAAAACAAttagtcgaaagaaagaaaacacaaGGTACATACAgagaattaataaagattaaggATGGCGCAATTGGTTATGGATATAATAGTCTTTTTGGTAGATTTTTGGACGCTATGGTTACATATATTCAAATAGAAGATCCATATATAAGGGCATTTCATcag TGTCAAAATTTAGTAAGATTATGTGAATTAGCAGTTCAAAAATGTCATTCTCTATCAAAAATATCTCTCATTACTACATGCGATCCAGAAGATTTCAAAAATCAATCTAAAAGACTTGAAGAATTGAAACACAGCCTGAACTCGCATCttatatcatttgaaattaCATATTCTGATACATTACATGACAGACAAATTGT acTTAGCAATGgatggataataaaaataggacGTGGTTTAGATTATTTTAAAGCACCTAATGGAAAGTTTGTTTTGGGTTATTGTGATCTTGAATTAAGATCATGTCAGGAAACTACAGTAGATATCTTTCATAGTAGTCAACTGAAGGATAATGTAccataa
- the LOC124422254 gene encoding uncharacterized protein LOC124422254 isoform X1: MNTFKRHQSKVFWEQMSSQDLKKDFTIRRKDPVEVFQFPPPPSTDTDYPSENDEENRSSSLRENNFTNVDNVTVIHVCPRVSETQRDKTFDDALIRCRENPTILQEEKTDISVGTHKNEGNIVVSENRSLSPLSQDLKSLDSGFSDSERSNCSQTLEDESPQRRRRRRRKAKERNRRIRHKIGSLCSENNLIPRPTCTSTPKDPKIRNFQRDQRTKIRVTALPNLSSSLLEDESLNSTRITKIFATNLSYDFFDNFQNVNGKIASPIKTWLNDLTIETANECCIALQSKNLPRRKHNDLISEEDQMKDLKMLSSLATAAANKLLVRADQFERHYQYILNEVSHSKSGRLQMELLRAIEDNAFAVLSKLGAPPPRRIQQTNLKGILMQLNSMKDYVDSAINTRLDFYIEKIVRCLEEAPKEDSSVVRGALAALTALGLAGARAGSSIARCSGIRALLTSLISAIRKSNDYVATSLRALSSVCCSRTAIEHFVKDDGPEIVIDLLSSKTSSEINKMEATALVVQITAPWTNAVGLPYVEPFAETLITALGNLIKNMNSEQTLLLTAAALNQISKSRKCADIIIRQDTVRNLLRSVKKSNGGNVWLMQQVASLIGELARLPEAREYLAKARASVALVCFLRMRPPGLEDAYQRLETTAAAALIRLCVDPEIARQVVAVGGADCLPTYDVNYLLTEDEEQIEAGLLKYTKSLRRACKKAVKQIDVARAHDYFN; the protein is encoded by the exons ATGAATACCTTCAAGAGACACCAAAGCAAAGTATTTTGGGAACAAATGTCATCGCAGGATTTAAAAAAGGATTTTACGATCCGTAGAAAAGATCCTGTTGAAGTTTTTCaatttcctcctcctccatccaCCGACACGGATTATCCTTCAGAAAACGATGAAGAAAATCGATCCTCCAGTTTACGcgaaaataatttcacgaaCGTTGATAACGTAACAGTTATACACGTTTGTCCGAGAGTCAGTGAAACGCAACGCGATAAGACCTTTGATGATGCATTGATTCGATGTAGAGAAAATCCGACGATACTTCAAGA AGAGAAAACGGATATCAGTGTTGGTACACAcaaaaacgaaggaaatatCGTCGTTTCAGAGAACAGATCTCTCAGTCCTCTCAGTCAGGATCTAAAGAGTCTAGATTCTGGTTTTTCTGACTCCGAACGATCGAATTGCTCACAGACTTTAGAAGATGAAAGTCCGCAGAGACGTAGAAGACGACGCAGGAAAGCTAAGGAAAGAAATCGTAGAATTCGTCATAAAATTGGTTCCCTTTGCTCGGAAAACAATTTAATACCTCGACCAACTTGTACTTCAACCCCGAAGGATCCCAAAATACGAAACTTTCAACGAGATCAAAg AACGAAGATTAGAGTGACTGCTTTACCTAATCTTTCGTCTAGCTTGTTAGAAGACGAATCGTTAAATTCtacaagaataacaaaaatatttgcaaCGAATCTTTCGTAcgatttttttgataattttcaaaatgttaATGGCAAGATTGCATCGCCAATAAAGACTTGGTTAAATGACTTGACAATAGAAACTGCAAATGAATGTTGTATCGCTCTTCAAAGTAAAAATCTACCTCGGCGAAAGcataatgatttaatttcgGAGGAGGATCAAATGAAGGATTTGAAGATGTTATCTTCCTTGGCTACGGCAGCTGCAAATAAACTTCTCGTTAGAGCTGATCAATTTGAACGtcattatcaatatatctTAAA CGAGGTGTCGCATTCGAAAAGCGGCAGATTACAAATGGAGCTATTACGTGCCATCGAGGACAATGCTTTTGcagttttatcaaaattagGAGCACCTCCACCTCGAAGAATTCAGCAAACGAATTTGAAAGGAATTCTCATGCAATTAAACAGCATGAAAGATTACGTCGACAGTGCTATTAATACCCgtttagatttttatattgag AAAATAGTAAGATGTTTGGAAGAAGCACCGAAGGAAGACAGTAGTGTAGTTAGAGGAGCTTTAGCAGCTCTCACGGCTTTGGGTTTAGCCGGAGCACGAGCAGGCAGTAGTATCGCGAGATGTTCAGGAATTAGGGCTCTCCTAACTTCTCTCATTTCTGCCATTAGGAAATCAAATGATTACGTAGCCACATCTCTACGCGCTCTGTCGAGCGTGTGCTGTTCGAGAACAGCAATTGAGCACTTCGTTAAAGACGACGGACCGGAAATTGTAATTGACCTCTTGTCCAGTAAAACATCGTCGGAAATCAACAAAATGGAAGCTACGGCTTTGGTAGTACAGATAACTGCACCGTGGACCAATGCTGTAGGCTTACCATATGTCGAACCATTTGCGGAGACATTAATTACTGCTTTAGgaaatcttattaaaaatatgaattcgGAACAAACGTTACTGTTGACAGCTGCTGCACTCAATCAAATATCTAAATCAAGAAAATGCGCTGATATTATAATACGACAAGACACGGTAAGAAATTTATTGAGAAGCGTGAAAAAATCAAACGGTGGAAATGTTTGGTTGATGCAGCAAGTGGCTTCTCTCATAGGTGAACTGGCGCGTTTACCAGAAGCTCGAGAATACTTAGCTAAAGCACGAGCATCCGTTGCATTGGTTTGTTTCCTTAGAATGAGACCTCCAGGTTTGGAGGACGCATATCAACGTTTAGAGACCACAGCTGCAGCTGCTCTGATAAGGCTTTGCGTAGATCCAGAGATAGCGAGACAAGTAGTTGCAGTTGGAGGTGCCGATTGTCTTCCCACGTACGACGTGAATTATCTTCTCACTGAAGATGAGGAACAAATAGAAGCTGGACTTCTAAAGTATACTAAATCTTTAAGACGAGCATGCAAGAAAGCTGTGAAACAGATAGATGTAGCGAGAGCAcacgattattttaattaa
- the LOC124422260 gene encoding STAGA complex 65 subunit gamma-like, with translation MKSSKSYGSTVLWGELPPRETLKQEVITPDIIENVWRQVMDEANNTDCDYQIDRQPEYIQLPIGNFHVLNTINFHQQLRMMDEGTVLGNLSVIEAENCQEESKIPCNLFRFLSADVETDTFKNSSTVHHLTSETAHNLLKHAVIVLLAHMGFEYSSDLAIETLTDIADHFLKRMTLLLKVAAEQKDHGFPDAMERVLLETGIGGVTAIHDYYQEYILRFEENMKRKVETMMEKQRIVLDEAASKLQLDELDEFGNVYREVPTLQLLDPDMGFPPSLDAGFQMLYSLEQDELNSLEIEEEEVNVSDSPNTGRSDISADKKNNIQNK, from the exons atgaaatctagCAAAAGCTATGGAAGTACTGTCTTATGGGGAGAATTGCCTCCTAGAGAAACTTTGAAACAAGAAGTAATTACACcagatattatagaaaatgtttGGAGACAAGTTATGGATGAAGCAAATAATACAGATTGCGATTATCAGATCGATCGACAACCAGAATATATaca GCTTCCTATAGGAAACTTTCATGTATTAAATACTATAAACTTTCATCAACAACTGAGAATGATG GATGAAGGAACAGTATTGGGAAATTTATCTGTGATCGAAGCAGAGAATTGTCAAGAAGAATCTAAAATACCATGTaatctttttcgatttttatctGCAGATGTTGAAac agaCACATTCAAAAATTCCTCTACTGTTCATCATTTAACGTCAGAAACAGCGCATAATTTGTTAAAACATGCTGTAATCGTTTTATTAGCTCACATGGGTTTTGAATATTCATCAGATTTAGCTATAGAAACGCTTACTGACATTGCTGATcattttttgaaaagaatgaCACTTCTATTGAAAGTAGCAGCTGAACAAAAAGATCATGGATTCCca gaTGCTATGGAAAGAGTTTTATTAGAAACAGGGATAGGCGGGGTAACAGCTATACATGATTATTATCaggaatatattttaagatttgaagaaaatatgaaaagaaaagtagaaacaaTGATGGAAAAACAAag AATAGTTTTGGATGAAGCAGCTAGTAAGTTGCAATTAGATGAATTAGATGAATTTGGTAATGTTTATCGAGAAGTACCAACACTTCAATTATTAGATCCAGATATGGGATTTCCACCTAGTCTTGATGCTGGTTTTCAAATGCTCTACAGTTTAGAACAAGACGa ACTAAACAGTTTGGaaatagaggaagaagaagtaaatgtAAGCGATTCTCCAAATACAGGACGATCTGATATATCTgctgacaaaaaaaataacatccaaaataaataa